ATTCTGTGTATTTTTACAAGCTTATTCTACAGGGATTCAAACAGTGCTGGGTTTCATGACTAGGGGAGGGCAAAATGAGGTGCTCTTAAACGTGTTCAACAAACATGATACATTGCCTCAACGTGAAATGCTAAAATCGTCTAAAACGTACAAcacattttacaataaaaacaataaaagacgTTGACAATAAAATGACCTTTATATTGAAGTACCTTTAACGTAACCATGTAAATGTGATAAGTGTACATGTATTAGTTCAAACTTTagttacaaaagaaaaagttgttttacgagattgctttttgaatttattgcaGACTAAACTTTAAAGTTCATTGCAAACGATGGCTTCGTGTCAATGCAGCGAGCATCAAAGTAAACCATCGTATTACAGTAAGTATCAAAAATTGTGAAGTATAAGGAGTTTTTAATACATAGCAAAAACAGGATTCATAGCAATAAAATAGcaacttaaattaaataaattctCACAAAAAGTTGTCAtagctttaaaaataaaacaatacgaTGCATCTATATTTCCAGTTATGAGATGTTTAAAGAAAGTAATTTCtataagtttaacaaaaaatgtttatttcactgTTAAGCCAAACCGccatcttttatttattttggcCAGTATAAATTCATTGTAGAGTATTAGGGCCAAGAGAAAACCTGCCACTACTGCGCAGAATCATGGCACTTGGTAAAAGATTGCCCTCACAAAAGACGAAAACAAGAAGTGGTTAACGAATCGTGGGACAAGATTTCTGGAAATAGACGCAGTACAAGCCGAGTAACTTTCCGGAAATTAAATAGGGACGCAGAGCCAGAACTATAGTCATCTTCTAAGGAAATTTTTCAGGTCTGCCAAACTTGACTGATGCAAGAAGCACAAATCGCCATTCAACACCCAAGAATAGAAATCGTTTGGGCTATAAACATACAAACATAATATTGCTTGTGCTCAGGTGATGATCAGCGTACCGTTCAGCCTGTAGACAAATGAAGCTAATGCAAAatcaatataaaaataaacaagcaaagaATTGTAAAACTGAAGTTAATTTGCTGAATATCATATTATTGCTCAAGGTCTGGAGCATAGGAATTACAGAGCATAGGAACAATTTTTACCGACTAAATCGTGAAGAGCGTCACACAAAGCGTCTAAATGAGCTTTTGCTTCTGAGAGTTTATTCGCCACGGAATTTCTTTGTTCAgcaaatttgtgaaattttcgattttttgCCCTACAACTCAAAGAAAAGAAGTTGACAAACCGACAGAATATAGTACCCGGATCCATAGTTATCTAACCAGCAACATACAACTGTTTGCAAATAAGCGCTAAATCCAACGTTTTGTCCCAAGGAATATATGTGGTGCAATCGTTACTGACTACTGACTAGGAAAAGTGCATGCTTCTTTTGCGTAATTGAGTCGAATGAGCCTGTCACGTGTTGGAAGTATTGATGCCATCAAAATGATGTCATTGGCTTGTACAAGTACCCAATCAATGTTTACCTTTTTGACTGACATGCTTGCTTTATGATTAACCAACTTTACAAAGTGAACCGAGTGAAACGCAAAACAAGTTGAGCGGcaataacaaattttcaaacatttttaacctCACGCTATAGATAGCTTTTGCACCCGTTACTACACATTTTACTTTGCTCTGGTTTCAGTGCAGTGTGCAAAGCATCTGgtttatttcttttacttttcataTTGTGCTCAGTCAGAGAATAAAACATGAAACGCGTTGAcggcaaacaaaaaactgttcTGTTTGCTTTATTGGGAGTGGTGAATGCAATTTGTTATAACCTATAATGCGAAGCTTCCAGGGATAATTGATTGTGATTAAGCCGAGAGCTAACTATAGCAGGAAAGTTTTGCATATAGATGGTCCGAGGCTATGctataaaagaaatatttagaCAGTATATGAATTTGTACCatacaaaatttgtttcttggTTAATGTAGAGGGCCTCAAAACTTGACACcggaaattaaattttttgatactgtaaaaatgcaagaaGGAAACAAGCAATTGAGTTGGAAAAACTTGCAAAGAAACTGCGTTTTACAACTTTCGAAAACTCTTGGTTGGTTACGAAATTCTGTTATCGTCTTCTATGAACACGTTTACACCaaatttgaaatcaaaaaTCTCTTATTGAACGCAAGTAAGTTTGTTAATCGAATATAGAAGAAAATGAGCCTTAATTTTTGACGAAGCAcgaaataaaaacgttttaaagaaATATGCATTAAACTCGAGTTAATAGCATGgactttttggaaaaatattgcCTTGTCCTGTTGACACTATAAATGTGAACACGTCTATACAATGAGCccataaaataaaagcaaaataagatTATTGGTATAAATATTGAACGCAAGACAAATAAATCGCATCAATGTTTATTATATAACTTAATCGTGGCTAAACAATGTCGTAGACCCTCTTCCATGCAACTGCGTATCAAATCGTGACAATACCACAAACAAGTGCAGTTTGCAAAATTGCTTCCTGTTAAAAGAAACTGAAATTATAAAAGCAATACACACGAAAATGATCTAATATCGGATGCTAGCAAGATTTTCATTGGAATAATTAATTTGACTTTCTGAATACGttcacaaaaacacatttttccagacgtttaaatatttttacaaaatcaatGATGTGTCATGTATGAGAAATAGGCTAAATTGGCTAGTAAATAGTCCGTTGATGAACAATGTAAACATTACTGTGTAAACCTAGTAAATCTGTAGGCTAATTCAGTAAACTGGTTGGTATtgttaagttttgaaaaatagagctgaaattgaaattttaaggAGGAAAGTAACTTGTTTGTGTACGATAAACCTGTCAATATTATCTCTTGTTTGATGTGGACACGTGGTTGCGCTAAAAGATTTACACAAatcaaaagttgaaaaattgaaaccgATAATCGTTTTCTTTGTTCCTGATTCTTCAAACAAATTAGCCTTTGTTTCCCGATAGGCATTGACATACAGTACACTATGAATAAATTCTTATAATATTGCggattttgcaaaacatttttctgctCAAACGGAGAAACATGCAATAGCCTATACACAACGTTGGCTATTTACAATAACGATGACAACTGGAGCACAAACTGTAACGTTGGCCAAATTGTTACGTGTTCACACCATGTTAATCACATGACGTAAGCGTTTtataacaaaagcaaaaattaaaaaatatcgTCAACGGAATAAGTTTTAATAGGTCTAAATAATTCCATCCAAAAGTTTACGTATCTTTGCTACAGTTTAACTAGAGTGTATAAGCTCCTGACCTAGAACTATGCTCTAGCTATAAGATCTGTGTGTATTTGTGTAGTTTTCGGATGACCTACACCAGACGTCTTAAGACGTCATTCATGCTTGATCCAAAGCATCGACGTCATATATAGAGTGTACATTGTGACGTTACAGTTGCCAGAACGTATAACGTAATTATGTACATAATATGTATAATAATTAGCGgcaaatttgcgtttttgtgaTAGTTTgatataattgaaaatttataataattgcTTAAGAGCGgcgaaaattgaaaaatattaaccaCTTAATCCaattaaaaacgttttgttaGCGGTAACTactgaaaatgtttctttgttataaaCTCAACTTAGGAGCAACGGTCAACTCAAGCTTATGGTCAACTTGTTTTGGTTCTTGTCCCACACGATAAagaattttgtatttttgcagatttttttaaacttagaAGTATAATATCCAACTTAAGAAAAATGTGCCACGTAAGACTATTAGGTAAGCGCACGTCGCTGCTGTGCATGTTGGGAATGACGTCGTCGTTTTTCTTGGCCGAAATCATCGTTGGGTAAGATATTCTTAAAAACAGCGGGGCAAAATTGATATCAAATTTTCATATACGTCTTTAGACAAAAATATGGTTTTActgtaaagtgtaaataaTTGATTGTacaataaaaaagaataaacattGGTCTACATGAGATTTAGGTGTTCAATACaaatgtaaaacttgtttacaGGTATCTGACAAATTCGACGGCTTTAATTGCCGATAGTTTCCACATGCTTTCAGATGTTCTCAGCATAATTATCGGATTTCTTGCGGTCGTCTATTCGAAGAAAGATAGCAAGATAAATACGTACGGTTGGGCCCGAGCAGAAGTTGTAGGCGCCCTCTCCAATGCTGTTTTTCTCTTGGCTCTATGCTTTAGCATCGTTATGGACGCTATACAGAGGTCTCATTTTGCTTTCTTGACATTTAATTTTACTCACTGTTGTCTTAAAATGTAGCCTACCTTTCACAAAACTCttgtaaaaagtttaattttttgcctGTATACTTTTTAAACTATTAAATTTTCCAAGCAATTATCGTCAAACAACTTGATAAATATCAAGAAACTGGCGCTAAGGGTTTGATCTTTAGCGTGCATGGGTcttgaaattattaaatttgCTATTGCCAcgtaattaaaacaattaacgcGATTAACAACAAGTTAACAAATAAGCGACATTGTGGAACCAGTAATTTGGCCACCACCAAGTTCCGCCTGCAACAAGTGCATTTATTCATGATAAGTTTAAATCCGCTGAATATGGTTTGCGTGAATCAATGCAAATCAGTATTAACAGATACAATGATTTAATCATTCTTGgtaaaacaacataaaatcaAGTAACAACATTTATCTCTTCAGGTTAGTTGTGATTGAACCGATCGACCAACCACTTCTTGTGATTATAGTGGGTAGCGTTGGCTTGTTGATCAATCTGATTGGCCTGGTTCTTTTTCATGGTCATTCTCACGGTCACGATCACAGTCATGACCATGGTCATGATCATGGTCATCAACACAATCATGATCACAGTAAGCAATGTAAAATTAGTTTGGCAAATATTTATCGATTTTTTCGTATTACCATCAAACTGGTTTCATTCTTAATCGCAGAATCAAACGACAGTGACAACAGAGATGTTGAAAAAGTGAAACAGCACGGCGGCTCGCAGCTCAACATGAAGGGAGTCTTTCTGCATGTACTTGGCGATGCGCTAGGGTCTGTGGTTGTGATCATAAGCGCTctcataatttattttgtggagGTATAGTATTACTGACACGACGCGATCTCAAATCAAATGAATGTATTGAAGAATTTCAACATAAATTGGTAATTTATCAAACTAAAGTCGAAATCACGTTTGGTTAAAACTTAAACTATAAGTTATGGAATGCTTTGttagctttgtttgttttattatttaggaAGACTGGAGGTActacgctgatccggtcatgACTTTAGTCATTGCAGGAATTATTATGTATACGACCATTCCATTGCTAAAACAGTCTGCAATGATACTGCTGCAAACTCCACCACCGCATATCAAAAAGGATGAGCTGATGGCCAAAGTGAAGCAGGTGagatgaaaattttttcatcactGGTAGACTAATAACGAATAAGTAATCTCAAGCATGTCTTTATGTTGAATTAGCCTATATTTTATGTGGAAATAGATCGAAGGTGTTTTGTCCATTCACGAACTGCACGTTTGGCAATTGTCTGGAAATTGCACTATCGCCTCAGCTCACGTGACCATGCATGGCCAAGACGATTTTGTTGAAACAGCGAAAAAGTTAAATCAAGTGTTTCACGACATCGGCGTACATTCTGTCACACTTCAGCCCGAAGTGTACGACTGTGAGGAAGGCAAATGGAAATGCGGTGTGCGAAGTTGCCCATATGCTTCAAAATCGGGGACAGGTGCACTACAGCAAGCGAACGAAATCATACTTTCTTTGTATGACGATAGTTGCACCAGGTGAGCTTATAATCTACACTATCAAAGTTATCGTCATGGTATGAAAATGCTAATTGCGATATCGTATAAGTAAACTGCAAACATAGAAGAATCATAGCCTTGTTTTAACCACTCCATGTATaattaaatgatttaaaagttaataataataacatgtTTGGCATAAAAAGTACATCCAATATTTCGATTGTGAAATTGTCGTTTGTTGCCAGTAGTAGCGCTGGGAACGCCCAAAATGGAAACCAAACTTGTCTCCTTTCATGCGTGTCCGAACTTTGTCAAGAGTACCAATGCTGTACATCTAACTCTAATGGACAACCAAAACTTAACACGAAATCGAAGAACTTGAGTGGAAACGTCAATAATATTGAAGCCGGTGTTATTAATGACATAATTACATCTTGATAAACAAGAGGAGagaaaaacatatttcacCTGTTCTTTCGCTTTTGCTTGTTAACAATTTTCAAGAGTAAGTTCAAGTCTGTTGCTAGTCTGTATATTAGGTTTTAATGACACTCTCCCCAAGAAAGATTTCACAAGGAGGGTTACAGGCAACCAGTTCTAGTACAAAATGCTAatcttttataataaaatcttCCGCTTGTACAAAACCATCAAAAAATTTGTGgtattttgataaattgaAATTCGTGTTTTGGGACAACATGCAGTAACAGTACATGGAGTAACTTATATCAATAGACCaatgaaaagacaaaaatattttctgctgTTTGTAGTCTTTGCTCAAACAAACATGACtgttttaataacatttttgtaaaatgcatgcaaatattttgtcgCAACTTAATGATACAGTCTATAACACGAAAATTAATGTGAATAAatctaaacaaaattttgtgtggAAATTAATACgaatacaaaaaaatcttcaagATTCTATCAAGGTTCACAATATCAGTATTATCAGGCAAATCCAAAATAAAAGcttcattttgcaaatttagtgCTAAGATAGGCCTACACCAACCAGACACTTTTCGGGTAAAAACGCAACGTCACAGGACGAAGAGTCAACGACGATCGCCTTAACTGGATGTAGGTCTTTCAAATCTTCAAGTACAAGGAGAGTGATATAATTCACTGTAAATCAAAGTTCTCTCACAGTAGCGGATTAAGGCGAGGGCTTATGGGGCGGCAGATCGTAGACTATAAAGGGCAAAAATAAGCTCACCGGAATGCGTGTATGTTTATATAAGTTACATAAAATATAGGACCCGAGAGAAGATGTTGGCCATGCAggaacaaaaaatatatatcgTACTTTGTACACCATAACTTTCGTAACCACCATAGCACATCGTATACTTAAATTTTTGGATCCTTGCTACAGAGCCTGTATTTTCTGATCAATTTGGTATATCCGTTTCCATTTTGTGCATTTCCTTGAAATCGACATCGAAAATTGTAAACAGTTACTGGGAATTGTTATTGCTTTGCTCCTTGGTGCATGCTGTCGTGCACGAAGAAAATATAAACCTAGACACCGACCTGCTCATTAGGTAGGCTAATACGGTACGCTCAATCTTGCGGCAAGTTTAAACTTATTAATACTAATAAGCTCAAAAACTCATAAActgtaatttgaaaaaaaacatgaGCTTCGTTTAACTTGCATTTATGAAACAACATGTTTGTTCTGCGAAAAAAGTCCGCGTCTTTTGTTTGTGCTGAGCGATAAAATTACATTGCATCACAGTGATAAActtaattcaaacaaattcAACAAATCACTAGTAGGCTACCGTTGTAtatacagtaggctatactGTAAAGTCGAGAAAGAATGCGTGCTAGTACAACCCCCACAAAACTTATCTGTGTAAGTAGAAttgcctccagtgagaattgaactcacgagccctggtttacaagaccagtgctctaaaCCCTGAGCTATGGAGGTGGTTACCATACTGTGcgctgataatatatttttgcaaactgtaAAAAACACTAAccaagtgaaactggtcaagcttaatcaatatgagatcaataaaacttcgactttgacaagagcaatctcAGAAATGATGAACGTCCGGGGCCATGatttagtggcaaagcgcctGTCTAGTAGCAGAGCACGTTTTGGTAAGTGGATACGTAGGCCtataacctatttattatactgatacgctggggaacacataaaataaactcttttctggaccaaatgcgattttagTAGGTTAGTAGgaaaaagtaggtcacgcagcccatagttaaaaaaattaggcgattaggttaggagaatgggtacaTGCAAAAGTAGATTTAAGCTGTTtatggtttaattgaagttagatttataTTAGaaagtagatttaggttaccgtgatataaaatttaagttaggttaacaaggaaGTGTAAAAATTCGCTTCGAACGAACGGTGCACATTTCATCGTTGTTCGAACTGTCCGAACTATCCGAACTGTCCGAAATGTTGTCGCAGCTACCTGATTGATGCCCCTTCGCTTCCTCGACTTCATTCGATGCTTCTTCTGTATCATCCGCTTGTTAGGTTTCTGGAGACATAACTGTGACATGCCCTGCTCCATTTCGACGTCCATGGTCTCCGTAGCAAGGTCAGCGGAGGTTTTATTTTCTCCGTTTGTCATGGATTCCGGCCATGTTTGAGCGtcttccgcgatgttttccgttttaggtggtgatgGCGCGTCCACACTGGGTCCGACCCTtttgaaaacctcgtcgtggAGGCCCTCGTCACTGTCCACAACCTCGTTGAGTGAGTGACTTAGcccggatttgttggggtcagcatcattcacctcgtccaattctgtttgttcgttctgatcttcgtctGGGTCGTCTTCAATctgtaaaatatataaatatatatatttactaaataaacatatctaatataaaacatgttcaaaaatgatattgattagaaatccaaaaatagtttgacttttgaaaagctcatctaaaaaattaaaatgcaaacaaaatgttCGAAAATtacgaaaagcctacaacacccggtattcccaggcggtcacccatccaagtactaaccgggcccgacgttgcttaacttcccagatcggacgagatggggtgtactcaacgtggtatggtcgtaggcgaatgcTCGTTGCTAAAACGACGGTTTTATTCAAACAGCTTATGTTAACGCCTACTTCAATGTGCTTTGGAgtcgtatgagtgcattaaAATAATGGGTTCATGAATTGGTTAGGaattttaatataatataatataatgtatTTAATATAATGGATTTATGAATTGGTTTACATTTGTTCATATCTGTTTCGGCTTAATATaacttttcaaacattttgctaCAATTGCAATTTGAAACAACTCGAAGTTGAATTCAACAGAACTCGATCATTTTGCTgaacttaaaaaataaaaaactgttaaacttGAACTCGGAAAAAGTCGATCGAGTCGACGATCACTAACTGAGGAATCGTTATTAACACACAACGACTTTGACGTAAcaattgtaataaaaatttcatctATTTATGCAGCTTGCATTACAATAAACTTCAAGGATTGATCTCAGAAAAACTTGGCATATATGTGAACTCGAACTTGAATAAGTTAATTGCGGGGAAATCGAACTTGACCTCAAATAACTGTATATGCAAAACTCGAAATTGAACTCGTCCTTGTAAAACCTTTGTGAACTCAAACTtgaatttcaataaatatcGATCGAGTTTGTAGCCTTGGGCTAATACTGACGAATTTTCACCAAACTGTCAATATTGCACGATGAAGATGCTTATTGCAAAgtagtaaattttaaaacaactacATAACAATACTACGCGGTCTGACCACTATGGAATAAATGTTCTCTCAATTCACGTTTCGCATGCacagtttgaaacaaaaaactgttaatcgattataattatttttattagtcaatattttttttgtgtaGCATCAcgtatttggaaaaaaatcaaaaagcctacaacacccggtattcccaggcggtcacccatccaagtactaaccgggcccgacgttgcttaacttcccagatcggacgagatggggtgtactcaacgtggtatggtcgtagacgaaaGCTCGTTGCTAAAACGACGGTTTTATTCAAACAGCTTAGTTAACGCCTACTTCAatgtgctttggcgtcgtatgagtgcattaaAATAATGGGTTCATGAATTGGTTAGGAATTTTTCATAACaatttgctacattttaaacaacattaTTTTGTTGACGACAAGCCATATTCCTTGAAGAAAAcagacattagaaaattttaaccagataaaaatgtttgccatgtttgaaatattattaatgaaatgtgtCACGGTGTTGGAACAAATATTCAAGTGTattggtttttcaaggtttggcttcgcctagaaaagagcatagtattggccaaggctgcgaACTCGAAGTTAGcataactcgatcatttaaatcaagcaaagaAGGCTTAGGCCTATGACTTAATCACCCATACagaaacataaattttaaaacaatgaaatataGTAGACTTATTAGCAGAGTTGCAGTGATGCCGGAACTTGTCGCAGCGCGGCTTTGATGACACCACTGCGAATTCCTGCTCAAATACGAAATGTGACATGTAGAAACAATACAAGAACTGGCAGGCTTTTTTCAGAGGTTATAAGATCTCCGGGACTTGcaaataaatgtttgtacGATAGTATTTTACTACGCTGTATTTCTGCTTGTCCGACATTTTCCTCCAGTATACGCGTGAATTAATTATTGTCAGttaattttcaattattttagcAAGGGTAAAGACTTCTAGATGGTCAAGtcgtttattttaatgatttataGTACATGACGTGGGATGTAGAGTTCCCTTTAAAATTCGCACTCATCGGGTCCAACGTAtaagtttacaaattttttctcTGAGTGTATGTATCTACATACTACAACTGTTACTTTTAAACCGATCCAAATATGACTAATCAAGACATGCTAGATATGGTGATAAAAAGACATTCACTTTAGCACGTTCTTGCTTTGAGTCTTTGACcatattaaaattaattgctaGGTGTCCTTAGAGACTAAAAACTAACATTTCATTTGCTTGGATACAGAAAAGCACAAAATAGATTTTATTGGGCATATATATAACATGAAAATGACGGTTATAATAGTACACGCCATCACTCATCGTATTATACAATTCAAGCTATGCATATGTGGTAATATCATTAAAGTGCATGTAGTTAATGGAATGTTTCTTAAAGCAAACCTTCCCTAAGTGGAATACCTGAAGAACTTACTTCGAATAGAAGTCGCGGCTGCAGTTTTTTTTGATCATTTTCGCGCCTTTTAATCGATGACGACTTCTTTTCAAGGGCGGCTTCCAATTTTCAAATC
The Clavelina lepadiformis chromosome 4, kaClaLepa1.1, whole genome shotgun sequence DNA segment above includes these coding regions:
- the LOC143452723 gene encoding uncharacterized protein LOC143452723 isoform X3, coding for MCHVRLLGKRTSLLCMLGMTSSFFLAEIIVGYLTNSTALIADSFHMLSDVLSIIIGFLAVVYSKKDSKINTYGWARAEVVGALSNAVFLLALCFSIVMDAIQRLVVIEPIDQPLLVIIVGSVGLLINLIGLVLFHGHSHGHDHSHDHGHDHGHQHNHDHKSNDSDNRDVEKVKQHGGSQLNMKGVFLHVLGDALGSVVVIISALIIYFVEEDWRYYADPVMTLVIAGIIMYTTIPLLKQSAMILLQTPPPHIKKDELMAKVKQIEGVLSIHELHVWQLSGNCTIASAHVTMHGQDDFVETAKKLNQVFHDIGVHSVTLQPEVYDCEEGKWKCGVRSCPYASKSGTGALQQANEIILSLYDDSCTSSSAGNAQNGNQTCLLSCVSELCQEYQCCTSNSNGQPKLNTKSKNLSGNVNNIEAGVINDIITS
- the LOC143452723 gene encoding uncharacterized protein LOC143452723 isoform X2; the encoded protein is MCHVRLLGKRTSLLCMLGMTSSFFLAEIIVGYLTNSTALIADSFHMLSDVLSIIIGFLAVVYSKKDSKINTYGWARAEVVGALSNAVFLLALCFSIVMDAIQRLVVIEPIDQPLLVIIVGSVGLLINLIGLVLFHGHSHGHDHSHDHGHDHGHQHNHDHSKQCKISLANIYRFFRITIKLVSFLIAESNDSDNRDVEKVKQHGGSQLNMKGVFLHVLGDALGSVVVIISALIIYFVEEDWRYYADPVMTLVIAGIIMYTTIPLLKQSAMILLQTPPPHIKKDELMAKVKQIEGVLSIHELHVWQLSGNCTIASAHVTMHGQDDFVETAKKLNQVFHDIGVHSVTLQPEVYDCEEGKWKCGVRSCPYASKSGTGALQQANEIILSLYDDSCTSSAGNAQNGNQTCLLSCVSELCQEYQCCTSNSNGQPKLNTKSKNLSGNVNNIEAGVINDIITS
- the LOC143452723 gene encoding uncharacterized protein LOC143452723 isoform X1, whose protein sequence is MCHVRLLGKRTSLLCMLGMTSSFFLAEIIVGYLTNSTALIADSFHMLSDVLSIIIGFLAVVYSKKDSKINTYGWARAEVVGALSNAVFLLALCFSIVMDAIQRLVVIEPIDQPLLVIIVGSVGLLINLIGLVLFHGHSHGHDHSHDHGHDHGHQHNHDHSKQCKISLANIYRFFRITIKLVSFLIAESNDSDNRDVEKVKQHGGSQLNMKGVFLHVLGDALGSVVVIISALIIYFVEEDWRYYADPVMTLVIAGIIMYTTIPLLKQSAMILLQTPPPHIKKDELMAKVKQIEGVLSIHELHVWQLSGNCTIASAHVTMHGQDDFVETAKKLNQVFHDIGVHSVTLQPEVYDCEEGKWKCGVRSCPYASKSGTGALQQANEIILSLYDDSCTSSSAGNAQNGNQTCLLSCVSELCQEYQCCTSNSNGQPKLNTKSKNLSGNVNNIEAGVINDIITS